The following proteins come from a genomic window of Miscanthus floridulus cultivar M001 chromosome 2, ASM1932011v1, whole genome shotgun sequence:
- the LOC136540917 gene encoding myosin-binding protein 3-like isoform X1 produces MAASAGKLAAALHRRTRRVTSALAYAALEWVLIALLLINGLLAYAIARFADYFGLSPPCLLCSRVDRLFFQAEGGGDEAGAARWLRDSLCGDHAAEISALGYCLRHRRLAVAREMCEGCRSEWKEKTSDAAGACTCCKAVVRTSLRELEDTITRDEHVLEKVTEEVEDDDRGYVLLAQDDHEEEQSEVDAQQQEDEVMAAVQDESLEFMDQVEDITAIEDDRLVSVVALDEMTVADDSGFHRDVEEEDGMNRVVEDEQDARDVDIGVVLEEKRMLDSSVATRADVIEDSVVPISPVPCPETLSCPTNPSHPDHNSISQDDGDVPEDTSEIGDSTAEEEHIFLPQVQEAISEDDNRTAEVDTNCEVSIGSDICEREQDDHVVRFQDLQEFEEPVVPLAAADDLPLPLEILEPPDQAGEVEQEEVTTSTGLDLQPNEQNEVEEDKAPETPTNSAATQRSDRMFLLERKRSLSLSLDGSVASEMEGGEPSTVDQLKSALQAERKALGALYAELEEERNAAAIATNQTMAMINRLQEEKAAMQMEALQYQRMMEEQSEYDQEALQLLNELVTKREREKQELERELELYRQKVQHYEDRERRRTASFKANGASVSPSGSGTSVSSSGEDSDGHSDDYCELGESPDGGNVQSSSDAALGSMRDQDSTKHLSALDDSLTYFEMERLSILEELKTLEERLFTLEDDDINTSKQVTGHSSSDFDLSADGLQSPEHVVTGDKARFGGRSSISRGKSLLPLFDAVGDETCDQMPSARVGEADQADDSATKPVSVFVKEQERLAIIEEVDHVYERLQALEADKEFLRHCIKSLKKGDKGMDLLQEILQHLRDLRNVELHVKNAGDAIAANSA; encoded by the exons ATGGCGGCGTCGGCAGGTAAGCTGGCGGCAGCGCTCCACCGGAGGACGCGCAGGGTCACGTCCGCGCTGGCGTACGCGGCGCTGGAGTGGGTCCTCATCGCGCTGCTCCTCATCAACGGCCTGCTCGCCTACGCCATCGCCAGGTTCGCGGACTACTTCGGCCTCAGCCCGCCGTGCCTCCTCTGCTCCCGCGTCGACCGGCTCTTCTTCCAGGCGGAAGGCGGCGGCGACGAGGCTGGCGCCGCGCGGTGGCTGCGGGACTCCCTCTGCGGCGACCACGCCGCGGAGATCTCCGCGCTGGGGTACTGCCTCCGCCACCGTCGTCTCGCGGTGGCCAGAGAGATGTGCGAGGGCTGCCGGTCCGAGTGGAAGGAGAAGACAAGCGATGCTGCAGGTGCGTGTACCTGCTGCAAAGCTGTTGTACGGACTTCTTTGCGCGAGCTAGAAGATACAATTACAAGGGATGAACATGTCTTGGAGAAGGTAACCgaggaggtagaagatgacgaCCGAGGCTATGTTCTGCTGGCTCAAGATGATCACGAAGAAGAGCAGAGCGAGGTGGATGCCCAACAGCAAGAAGACGAGGTGATGGCTGCCGTTCAGGATGAATCCTTGGAATTCATGGATCAGGTCGAAGACATCACCGCGATCGAGGACGACCGATTGGTGTCGGTGGTGGCACTTGACGAGATGACCGTCGCCGATGATTCGGGTTTTCATCGGGATGTTGAAGAGGAGGACGGAATGAATCGTGTAGTAGAAGATGAGCAAGATGCGAGGGATGTGGATATCGGAGTGGTTCTGGAGGAGAAGAGGATGTTGGATTCCTCGGTTGCAACGCGAGCTGATGTGATCGAGGACTCCGTCGTGCCCATCAGCCCCGTACCTTGTCCTGAGACTCTGTCGTGTCCAACAAACCCATCTCATCCTGATCATAACTCCATTTCCCAAGATGATGGAGATGTTCCTGAAGATACTTCAGAAATTGGCGATTCCACGGCCGAGGAAGAACACATCTTTTTGCCTCAAG TACAAGAAGCCATTTCTGAAGATGACAACAGAACAGCTGAGGTGGACACGAACTGCGAAGTATCAATCGGAAGCGATATATGCGAACGGGAACAAGATGACCATGTCGTTCGATTTCAAGATTTGCAAGAGTTTGAGGAACCGGTTGTTCCATTAGCAGCTGCAGATGATCTGCCATTGCCATTGGAAATTCTAGAGCCACCTGACCAAG CAGGTGAAGTTGAACAGGAGGAGGTGACGACGAGCACGGGATTAGACctccagccaaacgaacagaacgaggtcgaagaagacaaagcacctgAGACACCGACGAACAGCGCCGCTACACAACGCTCCGACAGAATGTTTTTGCTGGAGAGGAAACGGTCGCTGTCGCTCTCTCTGGACGGGAGCGTAGCGAGCGAGATGGAAGGCGGCGAGCCTTCCACAGTGGACCAGCTGAAATCGGCGCTGCAGGCCGAGCGGAAGGCGCTGGGCGCGCTGTACGCCGAGCTGGAGGAAGAGCGGAACGCCGCGGCCATCGCGACGAACCAGACGATGGCGATGATCAACCGGCTGCAGGAAGAGAAGGCGGCGATGCAGATGGAGGCGCTGCAGTACCAGCGGATGATGGAGGAGCAGTCAGAGTACGACCAGGAGGCGCTGCAGCTGCTGAACGAGCTGGTCACCAAGCGGGAGAGGGAGAAGCAGGAGCTGGAGAGGGAGCTCGAGCTGTACAGGCAGAAGGTGCAGCACTACGAGGAcagggagaggaggaggacggcgagcTTCAAGGCCAATGGGGCAAGCGTAAGCCCCAGTGGCAGTGGCACTTCCGTGTCCTCCAGCGGCGAGGACAGCGACGGGCACTCCGACGACTACTGCGAGCTCGGCGAGTCTCCCGACGGCGGCAACGTTCAGAGCTCATCGGATGCTGCTCTTGGCTCCATGAGGGATCAGGACAGCACGAAGCACCTATCGGCTCTGGATGACTCCTTGACGTACTTTGAGATGGAGAGGCTCTCCATCTTGGAGGAACTCAAGACGCTGGAGGAGAGGCTCTTCACACTGGAAGACGACGATATCAACACCAGCAAACAAGTTACTGGCCATTCCTCGAGTGATTTCGATTTGTCGGCCGATGGCCTTCAGTCGCCTGAGCATGTTGTCACCGGTGACAAGGCAAGGTTCGGAGGAAGGTCCTCTATCAGTAGAGGGAAGAGTCTTCTGCCTCTGTTCGATGCAGTCGGCGACGAGACCTGTGATCAAATGCCGTCTGCAAGAGTAGGAGAGGCAGATCAAGCCGATGATTCGGCAACAAAGCCAGTATCAGTGTTTGtcaaagagcaggagaggctggcAATCATAGAGGAGGTTGATCATGTCTATGAAAGATTGCAGGCGCTGGAGGCGGACAAGGAATTCCTGAGGCACTGCATCAAGTCCCTGAAGAAAGGAGACAAGGGCATGGACCTTCTCCAGGAGATTTTGCAGCATCTTCGCGATCTCCGCAATGTGGAGCTTCACGTCAAGAATGCCGGTGATGCCATCGCTGCAAATTCAGCCTAG
- the LOC136540917 gene encoding myosin-binding protein 3-like isoform X2, which yields MAASAGKLAAALHRRTRRVTSALAYAALEWVLIALLLINGLLAYAIARFADYFGLSPPCLLCSRVDRLFFQAEGGGDEAGAARWLRDSLCGDHAAEISALGYCLRHRRLAVAREMCEGCRSEWKEKTSDAAGACTCCKAVVRTSLRELEDTITRDEHVLEKVTEEVEDDDRGYVLLAQDDHEEEQSEVDAQQQEDEVMAAVQDESLEFMDQVEDITAIEDDRLVSVVALDEMTVADDSGFHRDVEEEDGMNRVVEDEQDARDVDIGVVLEEKRMLDSSVATRADVIEDSVVPISPVPCPETLSCPTNPSHPDHNSISQDDGDVPEDTSEIGDSTAEEEHIFLPQVQEAISEDDNRTAEVDTNCEVSIGSDICEREQDDHVVRFQDLQEFEEPVVPLAAADDLPLPLEILEPPDQGEVEQEEVTTSTGLDLQPNEQNEVEEDKAPETPTNSAATQRSDRMFLLERKRSLSLSLDGSVASEMEGGEPSTVDQLKSALQAERKALGALYAELEEERNAAAIATNQTMAMINRLQEEKAAMQMEALQYQRMMEEQSEYDQEALQLLNELVTKREREKQELERELELYRQKVQHYEDRERRRTASFKANGASVSPSGSGTSVSSSGEDSDGHSDDYCELGESPDGGNVQSSSDAALGSMRDQDSTKHLSALDDSLTYFEMERLSILEELKTLEERLFTLEDDDINTSKQVTGHSSSDFDLSADGLQSPEHVVTGDKARFGGRSSISRGKSLLPLFDAVGDETCDQMPSARVGEADQADDSATKPVSVFVKEQERLAIIEEVDHVYERLQALEADKEFLRHCIKSLKKGDKGMDLLQEILQHLRDLRNVELHVKNAGDAIAANSA from the exons ATGGCGGCGTCGGCAGGTAAGCTGGCGGCAGCGCTCCACCGGAGGACGCGCAGGGTCACGTCCGCGCTGGCGTACGCGGCGCTGGAGTGGGTCCTCATCGCGCTGCTCCTCATCAACGGCCTGCTCGCCTACGCCATCGCCAGGTTCGCGGACTACTTCGGCCTCAGCCCGCCGTGCCTCCTCTGCTCCCGCGTCGACCGGCTCTTCTTCCAGGCGGAAGGCGGCGGCGACGAGGCTGGCGCCGCGCGGTGGCTGCGGGACTCCCTCTGCGGCGACCACGCCGCGGAGATCTCCGCGCTGGGGTACTGCCTCCGCCACCGTCGTCTCGCGGTGGCCAGAGAGATGTGCGAGGGCTGCCGGTCCGAGTGGAAGGAGAAGACAAGCGATGCTGCAGGTGCGTGTACCTGCTGCAAAGCTGTTGTACGGACTTCTTTGCGCGAGCTAGAAGATACAATTACAAGGGATGAACATGTCTTGGAGAAGGTAACCgaggaggtagaagatgacgaCCGAGGCTATGTTCTGCTGGCTCAAGATGATCACGAAGAAGAGCAGAGCGAGGTGGATGCCCAACAGCAAGAAGACGAGGTGATGGCTGCCGTTCAGGATGAATCCTTGGAATTCATGGATCAGGTCGAAGACATCACCGCGATCGAGGACGACCGATTGGTGTCGGTGGTGGCACTTGACGAGATGACCGTCGCCGATGATTCGGGTTTTCATCGGGATGTTGAAGAGGAGGACGGAATGAATCGTGTAGTAGAAGATGAGCAAGATGCGAGGGATGTGGATATCGGAGTGGTTCTGGAGGAGAAGAGGATGTTGGATTCCTCGGTTGCAACGCGAGCTGATGTGATCGAGGACTCCGTCGTGCCCATCAGCCCCGTACCTTGTCCTGAGACTCTGTCGTGTCCAACAAACCCATCTCATCCTGATCATAACTCCATTTCCCAAGATGATGGAGATGTTCCTGAAGATACTTCAGAAATTGGCGATTCCACGGCCGAGGAAGAACACATCTTTTTGCCTCAAG TACAAGAAGCCATTTCTGAAGATGACAACAGAACAGCTGAGGTGGACACGAACTGCGAAGTATCAATCGGAAGCGATATATGCGAACGGGAACAAGATGACCATGTCGTTCGATTTCAAGATTTGCAAGAGTTTGAGGAACCGGTTGTTCCATTAGCAGCTGCAGATGATCTGCCATTGCCATTGGAAATTCTAGAGCCACCTGACCAAG GTGAAGTTGAACAGGAGGAGGTGACGACGAGCACGGGATTAGACctccagccaaacgaacagaacgaggtcgaagaagacaaagcacctgAGACACCGACGAACAGCGCCGCTACACAACGCTCCGACAGAATGTTTTTGCTGGAGAGGAAACGGTCGCTGTCGCTCTCTCTGGACGGGAGCGTAGCGAGCGAGATGGAAGGCGGCGAGCCTTCCACAGTGGACCAGCTGAAATCGGCGCTGCAGGCCGAGCGGAAGGCGCTGGGCGCGCTGTACGCCGAGCTGGAGGAAGAGCGGAACGCCGCGGCCATCGCGACGAACCAGACGATGGCGATGATCAACCGGCTGCAGGAAGAGAAGGCGGCGATGCAGATGGAGGCGCTGCAGTACCAGCGGATGATGGAGGAGCAGTCAGAGTACGACCAGGAGGCGCTGCAGCTGCTGAACGAGCTGGTCACCAAGCGGGAGAGGGAGAAGCAGGAGCTGGAGAGGGAGCTCGAGCTGTACAGGCAGAAGGTGCAGCACTACGAGGAcagggagaggaggaggacggcgagcTTCAAGGCCAATGGGGCAAGCGTAAGCCCCAGTGGCAGTGGCACTTCCGTGTCCTCCAGCGGCGAGGACAGCGACGGGCACTCCGACGACTACTGCGAGCTCGGCGAGTCTCCCGACGGCGGCAACGTTCAGAGCTCATCGGATGCTGCTCTTGGCTCCATGAGGGATCAGGACAGCACGAAGCACCTATCGGCTCTGGATGACTCCTTGACGTACTTTGAGATGGAGAGGCTCTCCATCTTGGAGGAACTCAAGACGCTGGAGGAGAGGCTCTTCACACTGGAAGACGACGATATCAACACCAGCAAACAAGTTACTGGCCATTCCTCGAGTGATTTCGATTTGTCGGCCGATGGCCTTCAGTCGCCTGAGCATGTTGTCACCGGTGACAAGGCAAGGTTCGGAGGAAGGTCCTCTATCAGTAGAGGGAAGAGTCTTCTGCCTCTGTTCGATGCAGTCGGCGACGAGACCTGTGATCAAATGCCGTCTGCAAGAGTAGGAGAGGCAGATCAAGCCGATGATTCGGCAACAAAGCCAGTATCAGTGTTTGtcaaagagcaggagaggctggcAATCATAGAGGAGGTTGATCATGTCTATGAAAGATTGCAGGCGCTGGAGGCGGACAAGGAATTCCTGAGGCACTGCATCAAGTCCCTGAAGAAAGGAGACAAGGGCATGGACCTTCTCCAGGAGATTTTGCAGCATCTTCGCGATCTCCGCAATGTGGAGCTTCACGTCAAGAATGCCGGTGATGCCATCGCTGCAAATTCAGCCTAG